Proteins from a single region of Eublepharis macularius isolate TG4126 chromosome 9, MPM_Emac_v1.0, whole genome shotgun sequence:
- the HAL gene encoding histidine ammonia-lyase, which produces MPRYTVHVRGEWIAVPCQNGTNTVRWLGKEAVRRYMKNKPDNGGFASVEEVEFYVRRCKGLGLLDHDDELDIALEDNEFVEVVIQGDVSSPDFIPSQPEGVYLYSKYRDPEEYIFLDGNSLTTEKLVSLGKGLYKIKLTPEAETKVRASSDVIKTIVEDAKDPVYGITTGFGKFARTRISKCKLQELQVNLIRSHSAGVGKPLIPERSRMLLALRINVLAKGYSGISLETLQQTIDAFNASCLPYIPEQGTVGASGDLAPLAHLALGLMGEGKMWSPKSGWADAKYVLEAHGLKPINLKPKEGLALINGTQMITSLGCEAVERAAAIAKQADIVAALTLEVLKGTTRAFDTDIHALRPHPGQNEVAFRFRSLLNSDHHPSGIAESHRFCERVQDAYTLRCCPQVHGVVNDTIAFVKEIIQTEINSATDNPMVFAERKETISGGNFHGEYPAKALDYLAIGVHELSAISERRIERLCNPSLSELPPFLVTEGGLNSGFMIAHCTAASLVSENKALCHPSSVDSLSTSAATEDHVSMGGWAARKALKVIENVEQVLAVELLAACQGIEFLRPLKTTTPLEKVYDLVRSVVKPWLKDRFMAPDIAAAHRLLVDQKVWEVAAPYIEKYRREHPPEHRPGSPTAFSLAHEGASRCRHHHHHHHSDSE; this is translated from the exons ATGCCAAGGTACACAGTACATGTCCGAGGGGAATGGATCGCTGTGCCTTGCCAAAATGGTACAAACACTGTGAGATGGCTGGGCAAAGAAGCGGTGAGGCGTTATATGAAAAACAAGCCTGATAATGGTGGGTTTGCATCTGTGGAAGAGGTGGAATTCTATGTCCGCCGTTGCAAAGGACTTGGATTGCTGGACCATGATGATGAATTGGATATTGCACTGGAAGACAATGAGTTTGTGGAAGTTG tAATACAAGGAGATGTAAGTTCTCCAGACTTCATTCCATCACAGCCAGAAGGAGTTTATTT ATATAGTAAATATCGAGACCCGGAAGAG TATATTTTTTTAGATGGAAACAGTCTGACCACAGAGAAGTTGGTCAGTTTAGGAAAGGGCCTCTATAAGATCAAG CTTACTCCTGAAGCTGAAACTAAAGTCAGAGCATCAAGTGATGTTATTAAAACTATTGTAGAAGATGCAAAAG ATCCTGTATATGGAATCACTACAGGCTTTGGAAAGTTTGCACGAACCCGTATTTCAAAGTGTAAACTACA ggagcttcaggtgaatTTAATTCGGTCACATTCTGCAG GTGTTGGGaaacctttgatccctgaaaGATCTCGTATGCTTTTAGCTCTGCGGATCAATGTTCTAGCAAAAGGATACAGCGGGATTTCACTGGAAACTCTTCAGCAAACAATTGATGCATTTAATG CATCCTGCCTTCCCTACATCCCTGAGCAAGGGACCGTTGGAGCCAGTGGAGACTTAGCCCCTCTTGCCCATCTTGCGCTGGGGCTGATGGGAGAAGGAAAGATGTGGTCCCCAAAGAGTGGATGGGCTGATGCAAAATAT GTGCTGGAAGCCCATGGATTGAAACCAATTAACTTGAAGCCAAAAGAG GGCCTTGCTCTTATCAATGGGACACAAATGATTACTTCACTAGGATGTGAAGCAGTTGAAAGGGCTGCAGCAATTGCCAAACAAGCTGACATAGTGGCTGCTCTCACACTGGAAGTTCTGAAGGGTACGACAAGAGCATTTGACACTG ATATTCATGCATTGCGACCACATCCTGGGCAGAATGAGGTGGCTTTTCGATTCAGGTCACTTTTAAACTCAGACCATCATCCCTCTGGAATAGCAG AATCTCATCGATTTTGTGAAAGAGTACAAGATGCATATACGTTACGTTGTTGTCCTCAG GTCCATGGTGTTGTGAATGACACAATTGCTTTTGTAAAGGAAATTATCCAGACGGAAATCAACAGTGCAACAGACAACCCT atggtttttgcTGAAAGAAAGGAGACAATTTCTGGAGGGAATTTCCATGGTGAATACCCTGCAAAG GCTCTGGACTATCTTGCAATTGGTGTTCATGAACTCTCTGCAATTAGCGAAAGGAGAATTGAACGGCTGTGTAACCCATCCCTTAGTGAGTTGCCACCATTTTTGGTCACAGAAGGAGGTCTGAACTCAGGATTCATGATTGCACACTGTACGGCAGCATCCCTGG TTTCTGAGAACAAAGCCTTGTGCCACCCCTCTTCTGTGGATTCTCTTTCAACCAGTGCTGCTACAGAGGACCATGTCTCCATGGGAGGATGGGCTGCGAGGAAAGCTCTAAAAGTCATTGAGAATGTTGAACAAG TGTTGGCTGTAGAACTCCTTGCAGCTTGTCAGGGCATTGAATTTCTACGCCCTCTGAAAACTACAACCCCATTGGAGAAAGTCTATGACCTTGTGCGTTCTGTTGTcaa ACCATGGTTAAAAGATCGCTTCATGGCCCCAGACATTGCAGCAGCTCACAGACTGCTTGTGGACCAGAAG GTTTGGGAAGTAGCTGCACCGTACATTGAAAAATACAGAAGAGAGCACCCCCCTGAACACAGGCCTGGATCCCCCACTGCTTTTTCCTTAGCACACGAAGGTGCTTCACGCTGTcgtcatcatcaccaccatcaccacagTGACTCAGAATAA